A genomic window from Chrysoperla carnea chromosome 3, inChrCarn1.1, whole genome shotgun sequence includes:
- the LOC123295023 gene encoding importin-7 isoform X3, translated as MDSRKLIDLLKATIDPNQRQQAEEQLSQIHKIIGFAPTLLHVVMMNDLDMPIRQAAVIYLKNLVTQNWNEREPDIAGQPIPFSIHEQDRSTVRDSIVEAVIHAPELIRVQLAVCVTTIVKNDFPERWTQIVDKISIFLQNPDPNLWPGALLCLFHLVKNFEFKKANERAPLNEAMNLLLPMIHQLCVRLLPDESESSVLLQKQILKIFFALTQYTLPLDLINKETFSQWMEIARCIADRPVPEACNQVDEDELPHLPWWKCKKWALHILYRMYERYGSPGNVVKEYQEFAEWYLQTFSVGILTVLLKILDQYRNKIYVAPRVLQQTLNYINQGICHSLTWKFLKPHMFAIIRDVIFPLMSYSAEDEELWNTDPHEYIRVKFDIFEDFISPITAASTLLVSCCRKRKDMLQKSMQLAMEVLSAGNAATPRQKDGALHIVGSLAERLQAKPEYRQQLDGLIAQYVFPEFASPYGHMRARACWTLQFFKLNQDANLAEAVRLATNALLTDPELPVKVEAAIALQSMLKDQQDRVQKHLEPQVKQVTLELLQIIRETENDDLTNVMQKIVGIYKDQLCPIAIEICTHLAQTFSQLLESDESTDEKAITAMGLLNTIETLAIAFGQENEILNGLEPILLQVICHILQNSVIEFYEEALNLIFEMTSWRISADMWKCLDVVFEVFQKDGFDYFTDMMPALHNYVTTDTDALLTGPDAERRVLGLFNMCRTILNGDPSEEAECHAAKLLEVMILQCGTRISNCIPSFLELVLGRLTREVKTSELRTMCLQVVIAAIYIEPTLTLQVLEKLPIPNNPGESITAHFLKQWLHDTDCFLGIHNRKICVLGLCRLLALPVEQRPAALADLAPKILPSLVLLFDGLQRAYAARARELDEESSDEDDDDEYEDVLSSDEDELDERSQEYLERLSDKINRAGGGGGGGDTESEDDDEDYDNLDELGDDDTMMEGYTTPLDDENCVVDEYVVFKDILANMQVQEPQWYSILASHLNELESKLLQEALVRADQRRAAIESKRIEQSGGYNFTPQAVPTSFKFGGTPIGQ; from the exons ATGGATTCACGAAAACTAATCGATTTATTAAAGGCAACAATAGATCCAAACCAACGGCAACAAGCCGAAGAACAGCTAAGTCAG atacataaaataattggttttgCTCCAACATTATTACATGTTGTCATGATGAACGATTTGGATATGCCTATACGACAGGCGGCtgttatatatttgaaaaatttagttaCGCAAAATTGGAATGAACGAGAGCCAGATATAG caGGCCAACCAATTCCATTTAGTATACACGAACAAGATCGTTCAACAGTCCGAGATTCTATTGTAGAAGCTGTAATACATGCGCCAGAATTAATACGTGTACAATTAGCCGTATGTGTAACAACaattgttaaaaatgatttcccTGAACGATGGACACAAATTGTTGATAAAAtcagtatatttttacaaaatccaGATCCAAATTTATGGCCAGGTGCCCTATTATGTTTATTCCATttggtgaaaaattttgaatttaaaaaggCCAATGAACGTGCCCCATTAAATGAggcaatgaatttattattaccaATGATACATCAATTATGTGTCCGATTATTACCAGATGAATCAGAAAGTtctgttttattacaaaaacaaatattgaaaatattttttgcattaacaCAATACACATTACCGttagatttaataaataaggAAACATTTTCACAATGGATGGAAATTGCTCGATGCATCGCAGATCGTCCTGTACCCGAAGCATGTAATCAAGTGGATGAAGATGAATTACCACACTTGCCATGgtggaaatgtaaaaaatgggcATTACATATACTTTATCGAATGTACGAACGTTATGGATCACCTGGTAATGTTGTTAAAGAGTATCAAGAATTTGCTGAATGGTATTTACAAACGTTCTCTGTTGGTATATTAAcggttttattgaaaattttggatcaaTATCGGAATAAAATATACGTGGCACCACGAGTTTTACAgcaaactttaaattatattaatcaagG AATTTGCCATTCATTAACAtggaaatttttgaaaccaCACATGTTCGCTATTATTCGAGATGTAATATTTCCATTAATGTCGTACTCAGCTGAAGATGAAGAATTATGGAACACCGATCCACATGAATATATTCGTGTGAAATTTGATATATTCGAAGATTTTATTTCACCAATAACAGCGGCATCGACATTACTTGTATCATGTTGTCgtaaacgtaaagatatgttgcaAAAGAGTATGCAATTAGCTATGGAAGTACTATCAGCTGGTAATGCAGCAACTCCACGCCAAAAAGATGGTGCTTTACATATTGTGGGTTCATTAGCTGAACGTTTACAAGCCAAACCCGAATATCGACAACAGCTAGATGGTTTAATTGCACAATATGTATTCCCTGAATTCGCAAGTCCGTATGGACATATGCGCGCTCGAGCATGTTGGACTTTACAgttctttaaattaaatcaagatGCGAACTTAGCTGAAGCTGTACGATTAGCAACAAATGCTTTGCTAACAGATCCTGAACTTCCTGTTAAAGTTGAAGCAGCAATTGCGTTGCAAAGTATGTTAAAAGATCAACAAGATCGTGTACAAAAACACTTAGAACCCCAAGTGAAACAAGTGACTTTAGAGTTATTGCAAATAATTCGTGAAACTGAAAATGATGATTTAACAAACGTTATGCAAAAAATTGTTGGTATTTATAAAGATCAATTATGTCCAATTGCTATTGAAATTTGTACACATTTAGCACAAACTTTCAGCCAATTGCTAGAATCTGATGAAAGTACAGATGAGAAAGCAATTACGGCTATGGGTTTATTAAACACGATCGAAACATTAGCAATTGCATTTGGACAAGAAAACGAAATATTAAATGGACTCGAAccaattttattacaagtaatctgtcatattttacaaaattctgtTATTGAATTCTACGAAGAAGCGCTAAatcttatttttgaaatgacaaGTTGGCGTATATCAGCTGATATGTGGAAATGTTTAGATGTTGTTTTTGAAGTATTCCAAAAAGATGGGTTTGATTATTTCACTGATATGATGCCAGCATTACACAATTATGTGACAACTGATACAGATGCTTTGTTAACGGGACCAGATGCTGAAAGACGTGTGCTTGGCCTATTTAATATGTGCCGTACTATATTAAACGGTGACCCATCAGAAGAAGCGGAATGTCATGCTGCTAAGTTATTGGAAGTAATGATTTTACAATGTGGTACACGAATTTCAAATTGTATACCATCATTTTTGGAATTAGTTTTGGGTAGATTAACTCGTGAAGTGAAAACATCTGAACTTAGGACTATGTGCTTACAA gtGGTTATAGCAGCTATTTATATTGAGCCCACATTAACACTGCAAGTACTAGAAAAATTACCAATACCAAATAATCCAGGTGAATCAATCACAGCACATTTCTTGAAGCAATGGCTACATGATACGGATTGTTTCTTAGGAATTCACAATAGAAAG aTTTGCGTGTTGGGACTATGTAGATTATTAGCATTGCCAGTCGAACAACGACCTGCAGCTTTAGCAGATTTAGCACCAAAAATATTACCATCATTAGTACTATTATTTGATGGATTACAACGTGCATATGCTGCACGAGCACGAGAATTAGACGAAGAATCATCTgatgaagatgatgatgatgaatatGAAG aCGTACTATCATCAGATGAAGATGAATTAGATGAACGAAGTCAAGAATATTTGGAAAGATTAAGTGATAAAATCAACAGAGCAG GTGGTGGTGGTGGAGGAGGTGACACTGAATCTGAAGACGATGATGAAGATTATGACAATTTAGATGAACTAGGTGATGATGATACAATGATGGAAGGCTATACTACACCATTAGATGATGAAAATTGTGTTGTGGACGAGTATGTTGTCTTTAAAGACATATTAGCTAATATGCAA GTACAAGAACCACAATGGTATAGTATATTAGCGTCACATTTGAATGAATTGGAAAGTAAATTATTACAAGAAGCCTTAGTAAGAGCAGATCAACGTAGAGCCGCTATTGAAAGTAAACGTATCGAACAAAGTGGCG gttATAATTTCACACCACAGGCAGTGCCTACGTCTTTTAAATTTGGTGGTACACCAATTGGGCAGTAG
- the LOC123295023 gene encoding importin-7 isoform X2, with protein sequence MDSRKLIDLLKATIDPNQRQQAEEQLSQIHKIIGFAPTLLHVVMMNDLDMPIRQAAVIYLKNLVTQNWNEREPDIGQPIPFSIHEQDRSTVRDSIVEAVIHAPELIRVQLAVCVTTIVKNDFPERWTQIVDKISIFLQNPDPNLWPGALLCLFHLVKNFEFKKANERAPLNEAMNLLLPMIHQLCVRLLPDESESSVLLQKQILKIFFALTQYTLPLDLINKETFSQWMEIARCIADRPVPEACNQVDEDELPHLPWWKCKKWALHILYRMYERYGSPGNVVKEYQEFAEWYLQTFSVGILTVLLKILDQYRNKIYVAPRVLQQTLNYINQGICHSLTWKFLKPHMFAIIRDVIFPLMSYSAEDEELWNTDPHEYIRVKFDIFEDFISPITAASTLLVSCCRKRKDMLQKSMQLAMEVLSAGNAATPRQKDGALHIVGSLAERLQAKPEYRQQLDGLIAQYVFPEFASPYGHMRARACWTLQFFKLNQDANLAEAVRLATNALLTDPELPVKVEAAIALQSMLKDQQDRVQKHLEPQVKQVTLELLQIIRETENDDLTNVMQKIVGIYKDQLCPIAIEICTHLAQTFSQLLESDESTDEKAITAMGLLNTIETLAIAFGQENEILNGLEPILLQVICHILQNSVIEFYEEALNLIFEMTSWRISADMWKCLDVVFEVFQKDGFDYFTDMMPALHNYVTTDTDALLTGPDAERRVLGLFNMCRTILNGDPSEEAECHAAKLLEVMILQCGTRISNCIPSFLELVLGRLTREVKTSELRTMCLQVVIAAIYIEPTLTLQVLEKLPIPNNPGESITAHFLKQWLHDTDCFLGIHNRKICVLGLCRLLALPVEQRPAALADLAPKILPSLVLLFDGLQRAYAARARELDEESSDEDDDDEYEDVLSSDEDELDERSQEYLERLSDKINRAGNKMNLPITATIINESSGGGGGGGDTESEDDDEDYDNLDELGDDDTMMEGYTTPLDDENCVVDEYVVFKDILANMQVQEPQWYSILASHLNELESKLLQEALVRADQRRAAIESKRIEQSGGYNFTPQAVPTSFKFGGTPIGQ encoded by the exons ATGGATTCACGAAAACTAATCGATTTATTAAAGGCAACAATAGATCCAAACCAACGGCAACAAGCCGAAGAACAGCTAAGTCAG atacataaaataattggttttgCTCCAACATTATTACATGTTGTCATGATGAACGATTTGGATATGCCTATACGACAGGCGGCtgttatatatttgaaaaatttagttaCGCAAAATTGGAATGAACGAGAGCCAGATATAG GCCAACCAATTCCATTTAGTATACACGAACAAGATCGTTCAACAGTCCGAGATTCTATTGTAGAAGCTGTAATACATGCGCCAGAATTAATACGTGTACAATTAGCCGTATGTGTAACAACaattgttaaaaatgatttcccTGAACGATGGACACAAATTGTTGATAAAAtcagtatatttttacaaaatccaGATCCAAATTTATGGCCAGGTGCCCTATTATGTTTATTCCATttggtgaaaaattttgaatttaaaaaggCCAATGAACGTGCCCCATTAAATGAggcaatgaatttattattaccaATGATACATCAATTATGTGTCCGATTATTACCAGATGAATCAGAAAGTtctgttttattacaaaaacaaatattgaaaatattttttgcattaacaCAATACACATTACCGttagatttaataaataaggAAACATTTTCACAATGGATGGAAATTGCTCGATGCATCGCAGATCGTCCTGTACCCGAAGCATGTAATCAAGTGGATGAAGATGAATTACCACACTTGCCATGgtggaaatgtaaaaaatgggcATTACATATACTTTATCGAATGTACGAACGTTATGGATCACCTGGTAATGTTGTTAAAGAGTATCAAGAATTTGCTGAATGGTATTTACAAACGTTCTCTGTTGGTATATTAAcggttttattgaaaattttggatcaaTATCGGAATAAAATATACGTGGCACCACGAGTTTTACAgcaaactttaaattatattaatcaagG AATTTGCCATTCATTAACAtggaaatttttgaaaccaCACATGTTCGCTATTATTCGAGATGTAATATTTCCATTAATGTCGTACTCAGCTGAAGATGAAGAATTATGGAACACCGATCCACATGAATATATTCGTGTGAAATTTGATATATTCGAAGATTTTATTTCACCAATAACAGCGGCATCGACATTACTTGTATCATGTTGTCgtaaacgtaaagatatgttgcaAAAGAGTATGCAATTAGCTATGGAAGTACTATCAGCTGGTAATGCAGCAACTCCACGCCAAAAAGATGGTGCTTTACATATTGTGGGTTCATTAGCTGAACGTTTACAAGCCAAACCCGAATATCGACAACAGCTAGATGGTTTAATTGCACAATATGTATTCCCTGAATTCGCAAGTCCGTATGGACATATGCGCGCTCGAGCATGTTGGACTTTACAgttctttaaattaaatcaagatGCGAACTTAGCTGAAGCTGTACGATTAGCAACAAATGCTTTGCTAACAGATCCTGAACTTCCTGTTAAAGTTGAAGCAGCAATTGCGTTGCAAAGTATGTTAAAAGATCAACAAGATCGTGTACAAAAACACTTAGAACCCCAAGTGAAACAAGTGACTTTAGAGTTATTGCAAATAATTCGTGAAACTGAAAATGATGATTTAACAAACGTTATGCAAAAAATTGTTGGTATTTATAAAGATCAATTATGTCCAATTGCTATTGAAATTTGTACACATTTAGCACAAACTTTCAGCCAATTGCTAGAATCTGATGAAAGTACAGATGAGAAAGCAATTACGGCTATGGGTTTATTAAACACGATCGAAACATTAGCAATTGCATTTGGACAAGAAAACGAAATATTAAATGGACTCGAAccaattttattacaagtaatctgtcatattttacaaaattctgtTATTGAATTCTACGAAGAAGCGCTAAatcttatttttgaaatgacaaGTTGGCGTATATCAGCTGATATGTGGAAATGTTTAGATGTTGTTTTTGAAGTATTCCAAAAAGATGGGTTTGATTATTTCACTGATATGATGCCAGCATTACACAATTATGTGACAACTGATACAGATGCTTTGTTAACGGGACCAGATGCTGAAAGACGTGTGCTTGGCCTATTTAATATGTGCCGTACTATATTAAACGGTGACCCATCAGAAGAAGCGGAATGTCATGCTGCTAAGTTATTGGAAGTAATGATTTTACAATGTGGTACACGAATTTCAAATTGTATACCATCATTTTTGGAATTAGTTTTGGGTAGATTAACTCGTGAAGTGAAAACATCTGAACTTAGGACTATGTGCTTACAA gtGGTTATAGCAGCTATTTATATTGAGCCCACATTAACACTGCAAGTACTAGAAAAATTACCAATACCAAATAATCCAGGTGAATCAATCACAGCACATTTCTTGAAGCAATGGCTACATGATACGGATTGTTTCTTAGGAATTCACAATAGAAAG aTTTGCGTGTTGGGACTATGTAGATTATTAGCATTGCCAGTCGAACAACGACCTGCAGCTTTAGCAGATTTAGCACCAAAAATATTACCATCATTAGTACTATTATTTGATGGATTACAACGTGCATATGCTGCACGAGCACGAGAATTAGACGAAGAATCATCTgatgaagatgatgatgatgaatatGAAG aCGTACTATCATCAGATGAAGATGAATTAGATGAACGAAGTCAAGAATATTTGGAAAGATTAAGTGATAAAATCAACAGAGCAGGTAACAAGATGAATCTACCAATTACTgcaactattataaatgaatcttCAGGTGGTGGTGGTGGAGGAGGTGACACTGAATCTGAAGACGATGATGAAGATTATGACAATTTAGATGAACTAGGTGATGATGATACAATGATGGAAGGCTATACTACACCATTAGATGATGAAAATTGTGTTGTGGACGAGTATGTTGTCTTTAAAGACATATTAGCTAATATGCAA GTACAAGAACCACAATGGTATAGTATATTAGCGTCACATTTGAATGAATTGGAAAGTAAATTATTACAAGAAGCCTTAGTAAGAGCAGATCAACGTAGAGCCGCTATTGAAAGTAAACGTATCGAACAAAGTGGCG gttATAATTTCACACCACAGGCAGTGCCTACGTCTTTTAAATTTGGTGGTACACCAATTGGGCAGTAG
- the LOC123295067 gene encoding NEDD8-conjugating enzyme Ubc12, with the protein MIKLFSLKQQKKEGEATPRTGNQKKASAAQLRITKDINELNLPKTCSTEFPDPDDLLQFKLVICPDEGFYRSGRFVFSFKVGPNYPHEPPKVKCETQVYHPNIDLDGNVCLNILREDWKPVLTINSIVYGLQYLFLEPNPEDPLNKEAAEVLTNNRRLFEQNVQKAMRGGYIGSVYFDRCLK; encoded by the exons atgattaaattattttcacttaaGCAGCAAAAAAAAGAGGGAGAAGCAACACCTAGAACTGGTAATCAGAAAAAGGCATCTGCAGCTCAATTACGAATCACAAAAG ATATAAATGAGTTAAATCTTCCTAAAACATGTTCCACTGAATTTCCTGATCCAGATGATTTATTACAATTCAAATTAGTTATATGTCCTGATGAG GGTTTTTATAGGTCGGGTAGATTTGTATTCAGTTTTAAAGTGGGTCCAAATTATCCACATGAACCACCCAAAGTTAAATGTGAAACTCAAGTCTATCATCCAAATATCGATTTAGATGGTAATGTTTGCCTTAATATTCTACGTGAGGATTGGAAACCAGTCCTGACGATCAACTCAATTGTATATGGattacaatatttgtttttg gaaCCAAATCCAGAAGATCCATTAAACAAAGAAGCAGCCGAAGTATTGACAAATAATAGACGCTTGTTCGAACAAAACGTCCAAAAAGCGATGCGAGGAGGTTATATAGGATCCGTGTATTTCGATCgttgtttaaaataa
- the LOC123295023 gene encoding importin-7 isoform X1, whose protein sequence is MDSRKLIDLLKATIDPNQRQQAEEQLSQIHKIIGFAPTLLHVVMMNDLDMPIRQAAVIYLKNLVTQNWNEREPDIAGQPIPFSIHEQDRSTVRDSIVEAVIHAPELIRVQLAVCVTTIVKNDFPERWTQIVDKISIFLQNPDPNLWPGALLCLFHLVKNFEFKKANERAPLNEAMNLLLPMIHQLCVRLLPDESESSVLLQKQILKIFFALTQYTLPLDLINKETFSQWMEIARCIADRPVPEACNQVDEDELPHLPWWKCKKWALHILYRMYERYGSPGNVVKEYQEFAEWYLQTFSVGILTVLLKILDQYRNKIYVAPRVLQQTLNYINQGICHSLTWKFLKPHMFAIIRDVIFPLMSYSAEDEELWNTDPHEYIRVKFDIFEDFISPITAASTLLVSCCRKRKDMLQKSMQLAMEVLSAGNAATPRQKDGALHIVGSLAERLQAKPEYRQQLDGLIAQYVFPEFASPYGHMRARACWTLQFFKLNQDANLAEAVRLATNALLTDPELPVKVEAAIALQSMLKDQQDRVQKHLEPQVKQVTLELLQIIRETENDDLTNVMQKIVGIYKDQLCPIAIEICTHLAQTFSQLLESDESTDEKAITAMGLLNTIETLAIAFGQENEILNGLEPILLQVICHILQNSVIEFYEEALNLIFEMTSWRISADMWKCLDVVFEVFQKDGFDYFTDMMPALHNYVTTDTDALLTGPDAERRVLGLFNMCRTILNGDPSEEAECHAAKLLEVMILQCGTRISNCIPSFLELVLGRLTREVKTSELRTMCLQVVIAAIYIEPTLTLQVLEKLPIPNNPGESITAHFLKQWLHDTDCFLGIHNRKICVLGLCRLLALPVEQRPAALADLAPKILPSLVLLFDGLQRAYAARARELDEESSDEDDDDEYEDVLSSDEDELDERSQEYLERLSDKINRAGNKMNLPITATIINESSGGGGGGGDTESEDDDEDYDNLDELGDDDTMMEGYTTPLDDENCVVDEYVVFKDILANMQVQEPQWYSILASHLNELESKLLQEALVRADQRRAAIESKRIEQSGGYNFTPQAVPTSFKFGGTPIGQ, encoded by the exons ATGGATTCACGAAAACTAATCGATTTATTAAAGGCAACAATAGATCCAAACCAACGGCAACAAGCCGAAGAACAGCTAAGTCAG atacataaaataattggttttgCTCCAACATTATTACATGTTGTCATGATGAACGATTTGGATATGCCTATACGACAGGCGGCtgttatatatttgaaaaatttagttaCGCAAAATTGGAATGAACGAGAGCCAGATATAG caGGCCAACCAATTCCATTTAGTATACACGAACAAGATCGTTCAACAGTCCGAGATTCTATTGTAGAAGCTGTAATACATGCGCCAGAATTAATACGTGTACAATTAGCCGTATGTGTAACAACaattgttaaaaatgatttcccTGAACGATGGACACAAATTGTTGATAAAAtcagtatatttttacaaaatccaGATCCAAATTTATGGCCAGGTGCCCTATTATGTTTATTCCATttggtgaaaaattttgaatttaaaaaggCCAATGAACGTGCCCCATTAAATGAggcaatgaatttattattaccaATGATACATCAATTATGTGTCCGATTATTACCAGATGAATCAGAAAGTtctgttttattacaaaaacaaatattgaaaatattttttgcattaacaCAATACACATTACCGttagatttaataaataaggAAACATTTTCACAATGGATGGAAATTGCTCGATGCATCGCAGATCGTCCTGTACCCGAAGCATGTAATCAAGTGGATGAAGATGAATTACCACACTTGCCATGgtggaaatgtaaaaaatgggcATTACATATACTTTATCGAATGTACGAACGTTATGGATCACCTGGTAATGTTGTTAAAGAGTATCAAGAATTTGCTGAATGGTATTTACAAACGTTCTCTGTTGGTATATTAAcggttttattgaaaattttggatcaaTATCGGAATAAAATATACGTGGCACCACGAGTTTTACAgcaaactttaaattatattaatcaagG AATTTGCCATTCATTAACAtggaaatttttgaaaccaCACATGTTCGCTATTATTCGAGATGTAATATTTCCATTAATGTCGTACTCAGCTGAAGATGAAGAATTATGGAACACCGATCCACATGAATATATTCGTGTGAAATTTGATATATTCGAAGATTTTATTTCACCAATAACAGCGGCATCGACATTACTTGTATCATGTTGTCgtaaacgtaaagatatgttgcaAAAGAGTATGCAATTAGCTATGGAAGTACTATCAGCTGGTAATGCAGCAACTCCACGCCAAAAAGATGGTGCTTTACATATTGTGGGTTCATTAGCTGAACGTTTACAAGCCAAACCCGAATATCGACAACAGCTAGATGGTTTAATTGCACAATATGTATTCCCTGAATTCGCAAGTCCGTATGGACATATGCGCGCTCGAGCATGTTGGACTTTACAgttctttaaattaaatcaagatGCGAACTTAGCTGAAGCTGTACGATTAGCAACAAATGCTTTGCTAACAGATCCTGAACTTCCTGTTAAAGTTGAAGCAGCAATTGCGTTGCAAAGTATGTTAAAAGATCAACAAGATCGTGTACAAAAACACTTAGAACCCCAAGTGAAACAAGTGACTTTAGAGTTATTGCAAATAATTCGTGAAACTGAAAATGATGATTTAACAAACGTTATGCAAAAAATTGTTGGTATTTATAAAGATCAATTATGTCCAATTGCTATTGAAATTTGTACACATTTAGCACAAACTTTCAGCCAATTGCTAGAATCTGATGAAAGTACAGATGAGAAAGCAATTACGGCTATGGGTTTATTAAACACGATCGAAACATTAGCAATTGCATTTGGACAAGAAAACGAAATATTAAATGGACTCGAAccaattttattacaagtaatctgtcatattttacaaaattctgtTATTGAATTCTACGAAGAAGCGCTAAatcttatttttgaaatgacaaGTTGGCGTATATCAGCTGATATGTGGAAATGTTTAGATGTTGTTTTTGAAGTATTCCAAAAAGATGGGTTTGATTATTTCACTGATATGATGCCAGCATTACACAATTATGTGACAACTGATACAGATGCTTTGTTAACGGGACCAGATGCTGAAAGACGTGTGCTTGGCCTATTTAATATGTGCCGTACTATATTAAACGGTGACCCATCAGAAGAAGCGGAATGTCATGCTGCTAAGTTATTGGAAGTAATGATTTTACAATGTGGTACACGAATTTCAAATTGTATACCATCATTTTTGGAATTAGTTTTGGGTAGATTAACTCGTGAAGTGAAAACATCTGAACTTAGGACTATGTGCTTACAA gtGGTTATAGCAGCTATTTATATTGAGCCCACATTAACACTGCAAGTACTAGAAAAATTACCAATACCAAATAATCCAGGTGAATCAATCACAGCACATTTCTTGAAGCAATGGCTACATGATACGGATTGTTTCTTAGGAATTCACAATAGAAAG aTTTGCGTGTTGGGACTATGTAGATTATTAGCATTGCCAGTCGAACAACGACCTGCAGCTTTAGCAGATTTAGCACCAAAAATATTACCATCATTAGTACTATTATTTGATGGATTACAACGTGCATATGCTGCACGAGCACGAGAATTAGACGAAGAATCATCTgatgaagatgatgatgatgaatatGAAG aCGTACTATCATCAGATGAAGATGAATTAGATGAACGAAGTCAAGAATATTTGGAAAGATTAAGTGATAAAATCAACAGAGCAGGTAACAAGATGAATCTACCAATTACTgcaactattataaatgaatcttCAGGTGGTGGTGGTGGAGGAGGTGACACTGAATCTGAAGACGATGATGAAGATTATGACAATTTAGATGAACTAGGTGATGATGATACAATGATGGAAGGCTATACTACACCATTAGATGATGAAAATTGTGTTGTGGACGAGTATGTTGTCTTTAAAGACATATTAGCTAATATGCAA GTACAAGAACCACAATGGTATAGTATATTAGCGTCACATTTGAATGAATTGGAAAGTAAATTATTACAAGAAGCCTTAGTAAGAGCAGATCAACGTAGAGCCGCTATTGAAAGTAAACGTATCGAACAAAGTGGCG gttATAATTTCACACCACAGGCAGTGCCTACGTCTTTTAAATTTGGTGGTACACCAATTGGGCAGTAG